Proteins co-encoded in one Candidatus Pelagibacter sp. RS40 genomic window:
- a CDS encoding sugar phosphate nucleotidyltransferase, whose translation MIKQAIIPLAGQGTRLLPLTSVFAKELLPINGRPGVEYILDECIEAGIKEIIFIISQKKLMIKKYFYSDTFYKKIIKKKKDPKVIEEYKKILKYKKMIKFVYQNKPKGTGDAVLKTKKYIKDKYFLMLLPDDLIMKYNCSKSMISTHKKYKSSVMASMNVNKKTVSRWGIYNLSKKVSKNNFLIKEVVEKPSIKNAPSNKAVIGRYILPKTIFKKLLHQKPGKGGEIHITDAIQSLINENEKFIAHNFAGKYLDCGTMSGFIKSNIEIGKL comes from the coding sequence ATGATTAAACAAGCAATAATACCATTGGCTGGTCAAGGTACAAGATTATTACCTTTGACAAGCGTATTTGCAAAAGAATTATTACCAATCAATGGTAGACCTGGTGTTGAGTATATTCTGGATGAATGTATTGAAGCAGGTATCAAAGAAATTATTTTTATTATTTCACAAAAAAAACTAATGATTAAAAAATATTTTTATAGCGATACTTTTTACAAAAAAATTATTAAAAAGAAAAAAGATCCAAAAGTTATTGAGGAATATAAAAAAATTCTTAAATATAAAAAAATGATAAAATTTGTTTATCAAAATAAACCAAAAGGAACAGGCGATGCCGTTCTTAAAACAAAAAAATATATTAAAGACAAATATTTTTTAATGCTGTTACCTGATGACTTGATAATGAAATATAATTGCTCAAAATCAATGATTTCTACCCACAAAAAATATAAATCATCTGTAATGGCGAGCATGAATGTTAACAAAAAAACTGTATCAAGGTGGGGTATTTATAATTTAAGTAAAAAAGTGTCTAAAAATAACTTTCTTATAAAAGAGGTAGTTGAAAAACCATCTATCAAGAATGCGCCTTCAAACAAAGCTGTAATTGGAAGATATATTTTACCTAAGACAATTTTTAAAAAATTATTACACCAAAAACCTGGTAAAGGTGGTGAAATTCACATAACAGATGCAATACAATCTTTAATTAATGAAAATGAAAAATTTATCGCACACAACTTTGCAGGAAAATATTTAGACTGCGGTACTATGAGTGGATTTATAAAATCTAACATTGAAATTGGAAAATTATGA
- a CDS encoding UDP-glucose dehydrogenase family protein — protein sequence MKLCMIGTGYVGLVSGVCFSDVGNTVYCVDKDQKKIDLLNKGIVPIYEPGLEEILKKNFKQKRLIFTSDLNKAVTNSDIIFICVGTPTKRNTNSANLKHVFSVVKDLKKIIKKQYKIIITKSTVPVSTGDEIEKILINLKKKKLVDIVSNPEFLREGEAIRDFIYPDRIIIGTDSKKANKILKSLYLPIIKKTNRYFNTSRRGAELIKYASNAFLATKISFINEMANLCEKADIDIKDISLGMGSDERIGSRFLRAGPAYGGSCFPKDTRALIDTGNKYKTDLSIVKTVVNSNDQRKTLLIKRVEKILKGNLSNKIITFLGVTFKPNTDDMREASSIPMIKYLNKKNSKIKYYDPSGEKIDFKGLRNVNYCSSISSACFKADLIILHTEWNDFKLLNFKKLTKKKKFKIYDMRNMYSPSIMKKLKIDYFGIGR from the coding sequence ATGAAACTTTGCATGATAGGCACTGGCTATGTTGGGCTTGTAAGTGGAGTATGCTTTTCAGATGTTGGAAATACAGTTTACTGTGTAGACAAAGATCAGAAAAAAATTGATTTATTAAATAAAGGTATAGTTCCTATATATGAACCAGGTCTTGAGGAAATTTTAAAAAAAAATTTTAAACAAAAAAGGTTAATTTTTACATCAGATTTAAATAAAGCAGTAACAAATTCAGATATAATTTTTATCTGCGTTGGTACACCCACTAAAAGAAATACTAACTCAGCCAATTTGAAACATGTTTTTAGTGTAGTAAAAGATTTAAAGAAAATTATAAAAAAACAATATAAAATTATTATAACCAAGTCTACAGTTCCCGTATCAACCGGAGATGAGATTGAGAAGATTTTAATTAATTTAAAGAAAAAAAAATTAGTTGATATCGTATCAAATCCTGAATTTTTAAGAGAGGGTGAGGCAATAAGAGATTTTATTTATCCTGACAGAATTATTATTGGAACAGATAGCAAAAAAGCTAATAAAATATTAAAATCCCTTTATTTACCAATTATTAAAAAAACAAACAGATATTTTAATACATCAAGGAGAGGGGCAGAACTTATTAAATATGCTTCAAACGCTTTTTTAGCGACAAAAATTTCTTTTATTAACGAAATGGCTAATTTATGTGAAAAAGCTGATATTGACATTAAAGATATATCTTTAGGCATGGGTTCAGATGAACGAATAGGAAGTAGATTTTTAAGAGCAGGACCCGCTTATGGTGGATCATGTTTTCCAAAAGATACTCGTGCATTGATTGATACTGGAAATAAATATAAAACTGATTTATCTATTGTTAAAACTGTAGTTAACTCAAATGATCAACGAAAAACATTACTAATTAAAAGAGTTGAAAAAATTCTGAAGGGTAATTTAAGTAATAAAATTATTACTTTTTTAGGGGTAACATTTAAACCAAACACTGATGATATGCGTGAGGCATCAAGCATACCAATGATCAAATATCTGAATAAAAAAAATAGTAAAATCAAATATTATGATCCTTCAGGTGAAAAAATTGACTTTAAAGGACTAAGGAATGTTAATTATTGTAGTTCGATTTCCTCTGCTTGCTTTAAGGCTGATTTGATTATTCTACACACTGAATGGAATGATTTTAAATTATTGAATTTTAAGAAATTAACGAAAAAAAAGAAATTCAAAATATATGATATGCGAAATATGTACTCACCTTCGATAATGAAAAAATTAAAAATCGATTATTTTGGAATTGGAAGATAA
- a CDS encoding RidA family protein, translating into MSIDNKIKELGFELPNAADPVGSYVAAKIVGKLLYISGQISIDKDGKLIKGKIGKDLTVEDGYKAAERCALSIVSQVKKACENDLSKIKECVKLTGFVNSTDDFTDQPKVINGASDIIAKIFSEKGMHTRAAVSTNSLPLGVAVEVDAIFELN; encoded by the coding sequence ATGTCTATAGATAATAAAATTAAAGAGCTAGGTTTTGAACTTCCAAATGCAGCTGATCCAGTTGGGTCATATGTTGCAGCAAAGATAGTCGGTAAATTACTTTATATATCTGGTCAAATTTCCATAGATAAAGATGGTAAACTTATTAAAGGTAAAATTGGAAAAGATTTAACAGTAGAAGATGGATACAAAGCTGCTGAAAGGTGTGCCCTAAGTATTGTTTCGCAGGTAAAAAAAGCTTGTGAAAATGATTTATCTAAAATTAAAGAATGTGTAAAATTAACTGGATTTGTTAATTCAACAGATGATTTTACGGACCAACCAAAAGTTATTAATGGTGCCTCTGACATAATAGCTAAAATTTTTTCAGAAAAAGGTATGCATACCAGAGCAGCCGTAAGTACTAATAGTTTGCCTTTAGGTGTAGCTGTAGAGGTTGATGCAATATTTGAATTAAATTAA
- the topA gene encoding type I DNA topoisomerase: MNLVIVESPAKAKTINKYLGSDYTVLASYGHIRDLPSKNGSVDPENDFKMIWEIDSFSKKYLKEITDSAKNSSKIILATDPDREGEAIAWHVREFLEEKKLLKDKKVERVVFNEITKKAVTSGIDNPRQIEPQLVDAYMARRALDYLVGFNISPILWTKLPGSKSAGRVQSVALRLLTEREHEIEIFKPEEFWTLNVIFEDKNKSIITSNLNQLDGKKIEKFTFKSKDDVNKAINEIKKKEYQISDISSKIYTRNPSGPFTTSTLQQTASSKLGFGASRTMQIAQRLYQGIDIEGDTIGLITYMRTDGTNISKDAIETFRSYISDNFGKNYLPQSSLNYSGKKAKNAQEAHEAIRPTEISRNPESLKKYLSSDQYKLYNLIWSRALSSQMESAKFDRKTITITSKDTKNIFKASGSVLKFDGYLKLTSVEGENENEKILPDVEKGNININEFIDEQHFTQPPPRYSEASLVKKLEELGIGRPSTYASIISVITNRGYADIENKRFFPTDRGKLLSAFLEKLFTKYVDYDFTAKLEDQLDDITSGKENWIKVLEQFWKDFNSNVSNVKEKRTREVLDLLNESLGSLIFEVDKEGKIDRKCQLCDQGQLSLKNSFRGGAFIGCSNYPECKFTRPLSKSKAAQQLTLAEPKLIGQNDFGKDIFLKNGRFGPYLQFEKEIIEEENKIKKRRKVKKKDDNIKNVSIPKGIDYKVIDLDKAKFLCSLPISLGKNPENDKDITLNVGRFGPYLKCENKSARLENVDELFSIGLNRAITLIAEAKPGRISSALIKDLGEHPEDKKPVRIMKGQYGPYIKYKSLNATIPEEKDPTELTMEEALILIEKRKEYDKNKKKKK, encoded by the coding sequence ATGAATCTTGTGATTGTTGAAAGTCCTGCAAAAGCAAAAACTATTAACAAATATTTAGGTTCTGATTATACTGTTTTAGCTAGTTATGGTCATATAAGAGACCTTCCTTCAAAAAATGGATCTGTAGATCCAGAAAATGATTTTAAAATGATTTGGGAAATTGATAGTTTCTCCAAAAAATACCTTAAAGAAATAACTGACTCAGCAAAAAATTCTTCAAAAATTATTCTTGCAACCGACCCCGACCGAGAAGGAGAAGCAATAGCATGGCATGTAAGGGAATTTTTAGAGGAAAAAAAACTTTTAAAGGATAAAAAAGTAGAAAGAGTTGTTTTTAATGAAATTACTAAAAAAGCCGTCACGTCTGGTATAGACAATCCAAGACAAATAGAGCCACAACTTGTAGATGCCTACATGGCAAGAAGAGCTTTAGATTATCTTGTTGGTTTCAACATATCTCCAATATTGTGGACCAAATTACCTGGTTCAAAGTCTGCGGGTAGAGTCCAATCAGTGGCATTAAGATTACTGACTGAAAGAGAACATGAAATTGAGATATTTAAGCCAGAAGAATTTTGGACTTTAAATGTTATTTTCGAAGACAAAAATAAATCTATAATAACATCAAATTTAAATCAGTTGGATGGTAAGAAAATAGAAAAATTTACATTCAAATCAAAAGACGATGTTAATAAGGCAATAAATGAAATAAAAAAAAAAGAGTATCAAATCTCAGATATTAGTTCAAAAATTTATACAAGAAACCCATCTGGTCCATTTACAACATCTACATTACAACAAACTGCATCTAGTAAACTTGGTTTTGGTGCTTCACGTACCATGCAAATAGCACAAAGATTGTATCAAGGAATTGACATTGAAGGAGATACTATAGGTTTGATTACCTACATGAGGACAGATGGAACTAATATATCAAAAGATGCTATTGAAACATTTAGAAGCTATATAAGTGATAATTTTGGAAAGAATTATCTACCACAATCATCATTGAATTATTCTGGAAAAAAAGCAAAAAACGCTCAGGAAGCTCATGAAGCAATTAGACCAACAGAAATATCAAGAAATCCAGAAAGTTTAAAAAAGTATTTAAGTTCAGATCAATATAAACTTTATAATTTGATTTGGTCAAGGGCACTATCCTCTCAAATGGAGTCTGCTAAATTCGATAGAAAAACAATTACTATTACTTCAAAAGACACAAAAAATATTTTTAAAGCAAGTGGGTCTGTTTTAAAATTTGATGGATATTTAAAATTAACAAGTGTTGAAGGTGAAAATGAAAATGAGAAAATTTTACCTGATGTAGAAAAAGGAAATATAAATATAAATGAATTTATTGATGAGCAACATTTTACACAGCCACCACCGAGATATTCTGAAGCAAGCCTGGTTAAAAAACTTGAAGAATTAGGAATAGGAAGACCTTCTACATATGCAAGCATAATTTCTGTAATCACTAATAGAGGTTATGCAGATATTGAAAACAAAAGATTTTTTCCCACTGATAGAGGTAAATTATTATCAGCTTTTTTAGAGAAACTTTTTACAAAATATGTTGATTACGATTTCACAGCTAAATTGGAAGATCAACTCGATGATATAACTTCTGGTAAAGAAAATTGGATCAAAGTTTTAGAACAATTTTGGAAAGACTTTAATTCAAATGTTTCAAATGTGAAGGAAAAAAGAACAAGAGAAGTTTTAGATCTCTTAAATGAAAGTCTTGGAAGCTTAATTTTTGAAGTAGATAAAGAGGGAAAAATTGATAGAAAATGCCAACTTTGTGATCAAGGTCAACTAAGTCTTAAAAATAGTTTTAGAGGTGGAGCATTTATAGGGTGTTCAAATTATCCTGAATGCAAGTTTACAAGACCATTATCTAAATCAAAAGCAGCACAACAATTAACCTTAGCTGAACCAAAGTTAATAGGCCAAAATGATTTTGGCAAAGATATTTTTTTAAAAAATGGAAGATTTGGACCCTATTTGCAATTTGAAAAAGAAATAATTGAGGAAGAAAACAAAATTAAAAAAAGAAGAAAAGTTAAAAAAAAAGATGATAATATAAAAAATGTCTCAATACCAAAAGGAATTGACTATAAAGTTATAGACTTAGATAAAGCTAAATTTCTTTGCTCATTGCCTATTTCTCTAGGGAAAAATCCTGAAAACGATAAAGATATTACACTTAATGTTGGAAGATTTGGACCATATTTAAAGTGTGAAAATAAGTCAGCAAGATTAGAAAATGTAGATGAATTATTTTCAATTGGTTTAAATAGAGCAATAACATTAATAGCTGAAGCAAAACCAGGAAGAATATCCTCTGCATTAATTAAAGATTTAGGAGAACATCCTGAAGATAAGAAGCCTGTTAGAATAATGAAAGGTCAGTATGGGCCTTATATAAAATACAAGTCCTTAAATGCAACGATACCTGAAGAAAAAGATCCAACAGAATTAACTATGGAAGAAGCTTTGATTTTGATTGAGAAAAGAAAAGAATACGATAAAAACAAAAAGAAAAAAAAATAA
- the plsY gene encoding glycerol-3-phosphate 1-O-acyltransferase PlsY — protein MDYYLVALFSYLLGSIPFGFLLTKIFLKKDIRDIGSGNIGATNVLRGGNKVIGFATLILDISKAMLPVIFVKFNYPNLIYIASLCAFLGHLFPIWLKFKGGKGVATYVGILFSINILFGIIFGLVWIITYFISKYSSLSSILGSLSIPIYIFYVSGNNIIFFIIMFVLIFYTHRENIKRLINKQETKTKIY, from the coding sequence ATGGATTACTATTTAGTTGCATTATTTTCATATTTATTGGGATCAATTCCTTTTGGTTTTTTATTAACTAAAATTTTTTTAAAAAAAGATATTAGAGATATAGGGTCAGGTAATATTGGAGCAACAAATGTATTAAGAGGTGGAAATAAGGTAATAGGATTTGCAACACTTATATTGGATATTTCAAAAGCTATGTTACCAGTTATTTTTGTAAAATTTAATTATCCAAATTTAATATATATAGCTTCCTTATGTGCATTTTTAGGACATCTATTTCCAATTTGGTTGAAATTTAAAGGTGGAAAAGGAGTTGCAACATATGTTGGGATACTTTTTTCAATAAATATTTTATTTGGAATTATTTTTGGTTTAGTTTGGATTATTACATATTTTATATCTAAATATTCATCACTTTCATCAATATTAGGATCCTTGTCTATACCGATTTATATTTTTTATGTTAGTGGAAATAATATTATTTTTTTTATAATTATGTTTGTACTAATTTTTTATACCCATAGAGAAAATATTAAACGCCTTATAAATAAACAAGAAACTAAGACAAAAATTTATTAA
- the pyrC gene encoding dihydroorotase has protein sequence MKKQYFINGNIIDPHNSINEIGGLIIGDKGQLEAVGKKVNTNNIPSREKVIDLKGKYIFPGLVDMRVFVGEPGFEYKENFRTLSNAALSGGVTSVVTMPNTDPIIDNVSIVDFLKRRGRDKSKINIYPTASLTKGTEGTNMTEFGLLQSKGIIGFTDGTKTIQNTRVMSRIMNSASDLDTLIMQHAEDYELAKDGMINEGIIATKLGLQGIPEMAELIIIDRDLTLLNYINCRYHISQISSGRSVELIKNKKNNLKFTCGVSINNLSLNENDIGDFRTFLKLSPPLRTEEDRISLVQGLKDETIDVIVSDHKPEDEEQKRLTFAQAATGASGIETLLSLSLELYHNGSLKLETIIKALTSNPAKILKINKGNLSIGNDADFCIVDINKPWIVKQENLISKSKNTSIENKKLQGKVTNTFVKGEELFKLN, from the coding sequence ATGAAAAAACAGTACTTTATTAATGGTAATATTATAGATCCACACAATTCAATTAATGAAATTGGAGGATTAATTATTGGTGATAAAGGTCAATTAGAGGCTGTAGGCAAAAAAGTAAATACAAATAATATACCATCCCGTGAAAAAGTAATTGACCTAAAAGGAAAATATATATTTCCAGGGTTAGTTGATATGAGGGTTTTTGTTGGCGAACCTGGTTTTGAATACAAGGAGAATTTTAGAACTTTAAGTAATGCAGCATTATCAGGAGGTGTAACTTCTGTTGTAACAATGCCAAATACTGATCCAATTATTGATAATGTATCTATAGTTGATTTTTTAAAAAGACGTGGAAGAGACAAATCGAAAATTAACATATATCCAACAGCGTCATTAACAAAAGGCACAGAAGGCACCAATATGACAGAATTTGGATTACTTCAAAGTAAAGGAATAATTGGTTTTACAGATGGTACAAAAACAATACAAAATACCAGAGTAATGAGTAGAATAATGAATTCTGCCAGTGATTTAGATACTTTAATTATGCAGCATGCTGAGGACTATGAACTGGCAAAAGATGGAATGATCAACGAAGGTATTATTGCAACTAAATTAGGCCTTCAAGGAATTCCTGAAATGGCAGAATTAATAATAATTGATAGAGATCTAACATTATTAAATTATATAAATTGTAGGTATCATATTTCACAAATCTCATCTGGTAGATCTGTAGAACTTATAAAAAATAAAAAAAATAATTTAAAATTTACATGTGGAGTATCAATTAATAATTTATCATTAAACGAAAATGATATTGGAGATTTTAGAACTTTTTTAAAATTATCTCCTCCATTACGTACTGAAGAGGATAGGATTAGTTTGGTACAAGGATTGAAAGATGAAACTATTGATGTGATTGTTTCAGACCATAAGCCTGAAGATGAAGAGCAAAAAAGACTTACATTTGCTCAAGCAGCAACAGGTGCATCAGGTATTGAGACACTTTTATCTTTAAGTTTAGAATTATATCATAATGGATCGTTAAAACTTGAAACAATTATTAAGGCCCTAACATCAAATCCAGCAAAAATTTTAAAAATTAATAAAGGAAATTTAAGCATAGGAAATGATGCAGATTTTTGTATTGTTGATATTAATAAACCGTGGATAGTAAAACAGGAAAACTTAATTTCAAAATCAAAAAATACATCAATTGAAAATAAAAAACTTCAAGGAAAAGTTACAAACACGTTTGTAAAAGGTGAAGAATTATTTAAATTAAACTAA
- a CDS encoding aspartate carbamoyltransferase catalytic subunit, whose protein sequence is MAIKSKAIKISQKHLLGIQDLSISDINLILEEASSFINLNKSKNKKLDILKGKTQINLFFEPSTRTQSSFELAGKRLGADVMSMNITNSAIKKGETLIDTAMTLNAMHPDIIVIRHQDSGACNLLSQKVNCAVLNAGDGRREHPTQALLDALTILNRKKKIQGLKIAICGDIQHSRVARSNIYLLNMLGAEVNIVAPSNLMPKEIEKFGVNMFSDMKKGVKDCDIVMMLRLQNERMTSSFLSSNREYYEYYGLTPDKLRYAKEDCIIMHPGPMNRGIEIDTKLADDTNMSVVKEQVELGVAIRMACLKIFCE, encoded by the coding sequence ATGGCCATCAAATCAAAAGCTATTAAAATTTCTCAAAAACATTTATTAGGAATTCAGGATTTATCCATTTCTGATATCAATCTTATATTAGAAGAAGCTAGCAGCTTCATTAATTTAAACAAAAGTAAAAATAAAAAATTAGATATTTTAAAGGGTAAAACTCAAATTAATCTTTTTTTTGAACCATCAACAAGAACACAAAGCTCTTTTGAATTAGCAGGTAAAAGATTAGGTGCTGACGTAATGTCAATGAATATTACAAATTCAGCAATTAAAAAAGGTGAAACATTAATAGATACTGCCATGACCTTAAACGCCATGCATCCTGATATAATAGTTATAAGACATCAAGACTCAGGTGCATGTAACCTACTTTCTCAAAAGGTAAATTGTGCAGTTTTAAATGCAGGAGATGGACGAAGAGAACATCCAACACAAGCATTATTAGATGCACTTACAATACTTAATAGAAAAAAAAAAATTCAAGGTTTAAAAATTGCAATTTGTGGTGACATTCAACACTCAAGAGTAGCTAGATCAAATATTTATCTTTTAAATATGTTGGGTGCCGAAGTTAACATTGTTGCACCCTCAAATCTTATGCCAAAAGAAATTGAAAAATTTGGGGTAAATATGTTTTCAGATATGAAAAAAGGAGTAAAGGATTGTGACATTGTAATGATGTTGAGATTACAAAATGAAAGAATGACAAGTTCCTTTCTTTCCTCCAACAGAGAATATTATGAATACTATGGTTTAACACCTGACAAACTTAGATATGCTAAAGAAGATTGTATCATTATGCATCCAGGACCAATGAATAGAGGAATTGAAATTGACACAAAGTTAGCTGATGACACAAATATGAGTGTTGTAAAAGAGCAAGTTGAATTAGGTGTAGCTATTAGAATGGCATGTTTGAAAATTTTTTGTGAATAA
- the ruvX gene encoding Holliday junction resolvase RuvX, whose product MITIEELKNKQSVKTRLIGLDLGSKRIGVSICDEYQKIATPFTTIENRGINYLISNLEVIIKENNIKGIIIGNPLNMDGSYGKASQSVNDISKNISKFINVDICLWDERLSTVGAFNITSQLDVNVSKREKNIDQNAATFILQGAIDFLNN is encoded by the coding sequence ATGATCACTATTGAAGAACTAAAAAACAAACAAAGTGTTAAAACAAGATTGATTGGCTTAGATTTAGGATCAAAAAGAATAGGTGTTTCTATATGTGATGAATATCAAAAAATAGCAACCCCTTTTACAACCATAGAAAATAGGGGAATTAATTATTTGATATCGAATTTAGAAGTAATAATTAAAGAAAACAACATTAAAGGTATTATTATTGGAAATCCTTTGAACATGGATGGATCTTATGGAAAAGCGTCTCAATCAGTGAATGATATTTCAAAAAATATTTCAAAATTTATCAATGTTGATATTTGCTTATGGGATGAAAGATTATCTACTGTGGGCGCTTTTAATATTACTAGTCAATTGGATGTAAACGTTAGTAAAAGAGAAAAAAATATCGATCAAAATGCAGCAACGTTTATTCTACAGGGTGCTATTGATTTTTTGAATAATTAG
- the gatC gene encoding Asp-tRNA(Asn)/Glu-tRNA(Gln) amidotransferase subunit GatC, with product MTIDLKTVKHISKLARISTDEKKANKLANDLNSIFKFIEALNELDTEKVEPLTSVADTKLRLREDKFEANNIRDKILKNSPDENKDYFVVPKVVE from the coding sequence ATGACAATAGATCTTAAAACTGTAAAACATATATCTAAGTTAGCCAGAATTTCTACAGATGAGAAAAAAGCCAATAAACTAGCTAATGATTTAAATTCTATTTTTAAATTCATTGAAGCATTAAATGAGCTTGATACAGAAAAAGTTGAACCTTTGACATCGGTTGCAGACACAAAATTAAGGCTCAGAGAAGACAAGTTTGAAGCTAATAATATAAGAGATAAAATCCTGAAAAACTCTCCTGATGAAAATAAAGATTATTTTGTAGTACCAAAGGTTGTTGAATAA
- the gatA gene encoding Asp-tRNA(Asn)/Glu-tRNA(Gln) amidotransferase subunit GatA: protein MSDITKLSLNELIQNIRNKKLSSTEITNSFIERSEKSKKLNTYVTDNFSSALEAAKIFDEKPNMHLKLPGIPIAVKDLFCTNGVRTTAGSNILNNFIPPYESTVTQSMWDEGAILLGKLNCDEFAMGSSNETSFFGNVQNPIGENLVPGGSSGGSSAALAANLTPVTIGTDTGGSIRQPASFTGTVGLKPTYGSCSRYGIVAFASSLDQAGPMSQNVKDAALLLEVISKFDSKDSTSIDFKRNKYSSELTNNIKGLKIGIPNEYRVEGMPKEIEDLWIKGIEIIKDCGAEIVDISLPTTKYALPTYYIVAPAEASSNLARYDGVKYGFRSEGENLIDMYEKTRSEGFGEEVKRRILIGTYVLSSGYYDAYYLKAQKVRQLIKKDFDNVYNNVDAILTPSTPSSAFKIGEKTDDPVSMYLNDIFTVPVNLAGLPGISIPAGIDNKGFPLGLQIIGKPFDEQTILNIAYSMEEKINFKNNITDWWM, encoded by the coding sequence ATGTCTGATATTACAAAACTATCTTTAAATGAACTAATACAAAATATTAGAAATAAAAAATTATCCTCAACAGAAATAACAAATTCATTTATTGAAAGATCGGAAAAATCAAAAAAATTAAATACTTATGTCACAGATAATTTTTCAAGCGCTTTAGAAGCGGCAAAAATATTTGATGAAAAACCTAATATGCATTTAAAACTTCCTGGTATACCAATAGCAGTAAAAGATTTATTTTGTACTAATGGAGTAAGAACGACGGCAGGAAGTAACATTTTAAACAATTTTATTCCACCTTACGAATCTACAGTAACGCAAAGTATGTGGGATGAAGGTGCAATTTTACTTGGCAAATTAAATTGTGATGAGTTTGCAATGGGTTCTTCTAACGAAACTAGTTTTTTTGGAAATGTACAAAATCCAATTGGTGAAAATCTTGTACCAGGTGGCTCATCAGGCGGTTCATCGGCAGCTCTTGCTGCAAATCTTACCCCAGTTACTATTGGAACCGATACAGGAGGATCAATTCGACAACCTGCATCTTTTACTGGTACAGTTGGTCTAAAACCAACTTACGGAAGTTGCTCTAGATATGGTATTGTAGCATTTGCATCTTCTTTAGATCAAGCTGGTCCAATGAGTCAGAATGTCAAAGATGCTGCATTATTATTAGAAGTTATTTCAAAATTTGATAGCAAAGACTCAACCTCCATAGATTTTAAAAGAAATAAATATTCATCTGAGCTTACAAATAATATTAAAGGACTAAAAATAGGTATTCCCAATGAATATAGAGTTGAAGGTATGCCTAAAGAAATTGAAGATCTTTGGATAAAAGGTATTGAAATTATAAAAGATTGTGGAGCAGAAATTGTTGATATTTCTCTACCTACTACAAAGTATGCATTACCAACTTATTATATAGTTGCTCCAGCTGAGGCTTCTTCAAATTTGGCAAGGTATGATGGAGTAAAATATGGTTTTAGATCTGAAGGTGAAAACTTGATTGATATGTATGAAAAAACAAGATCTGAAGGTTTTGGAGAAGAAGTTAAAAGAAGAATTTTAATTGGCACTTATGTATTATCATCAGGTTATTACGATGCATATTACCTAAAGGCACAAAAAGTAAGACAACTTATTAAAAAAGATTTCGATAATGTTTATAATAATGTTGATGCTATACTAACACCTTCAACACCAAGTTCTGCATTTAAAATTGGGGAAAAAACTGATGATCCAGTCTCAATGTATTTAAATGATATTTTTACTGTACCTGTAAATCTAGCTGGATTACCTGGTATTTCTATACCCGCAGGAATAGACAATAAAGGGTTCCCATTAGGACTTCAAATAATAGGCAAACCTTTTGATGAACAAACAATATTAAATATTGCCTATTCAATGGAAGAAAAGATTAATTTTAAGAATAATATAACTGATTGGTGGATGTGA